The window TTGGCCACTCCGATCCAGCCCGACTCCGGATTCACAATCTGCGGAAGTTCATCCAGCGTCAGGAACCGTTCCCAATCATAGTCAGGGTCCCAGCCCGGCACCGGAGCCATACCGAAGCCCTTTTTTCGTACAGGCATCCAGCCGGCCTGAATGAAAGCGATATTGCCCGCTGTATCAGCATATACGAAGTTGTGGGCCGGGGTTGCCCAGTTGGCCAGTCCAGCGCGAAACTCCTGCCAGTCTTTTGCCCGACTGTATGCCAATACGCTTCCGAGCAGGTCGCTTGGATCATGACCCACCCAACGCAGGGCCAGGGGTTGATCAAAGGACGCGATGTCGCTAATGATCGGTCCATGGCGAGTAAGGTGGATCTCTTCGATGACAGGCTGCGGGCGGCCCTTGACCACGATGGTCTCGCGCACGATCTCGATCGCCTGCCATTCTCCGTCGACTTCGTATTCCAGGGGGTTGTCGGGATTCAATCGCTCGACGTAAAGATCCTGGGCATCTTGCCATGCCGTTGTCAAGCCCCACGCGCAATGCTCATTGTGGCCGGCAACCACGCCGGGCGCGCCGGGGAACGAAGTTCCCGACGCATGATATCTGCCGCCCGAGAGATGGATCATGTACCAGAGGGCGGGCATGGCAATGGACATATGAGTATCATTGGCCAGCAGAGGTTGGCCAGTGGCAGTACGTGACCCTGCGACGGCCCACTGGTTGCTGGCACCGCCCGTCAGCGGGATTCCGGGAAGCCGGTCGGCCGACGGCGGCTTTATCGCTTCAGGCTGCAATATCTCTTCCACCAACTGCAGAGCCTCCCGCAGGGCGTCACTTCGCCAACCGTTGGGAGGTGGAATGTTGCCACCGTTATTGCCTGATCCGGGCACCACCGTTGGATTGTCGGCAGGATAGGGTGGCTCCAAATCGCTAGCCAACTCGGCGCCCACCTTGCGGGTCAACAATGCCCGGACGATCTCGCTCTCCATGTTGCTGCTCAAATTGAGGCACATCACCTTGGCCCAATACACGCTATCTACCGGGCGCCAGGGCTCTGGTTCAAAGCGAAGCAGGCTAAACTCCAGGGAGAGTTTGCCGCGGTGGGAGTCAATGTAGGCATTGACTCCCCGGGCATAGGCTTCAAGGATGCGCAGGGAGTCTTCTGGCAGTTGGGTGACTTCTTGTTCGGCGGCCCTGTTTGTACCGATTGTCCGCAGGAGTTGATCGAATTTGAGGGCCTCATCGCCGAGAACTTCAGCCAGCCGGCCGGCGCCCATACGGCGCTGGATATCCATTTGCCAGAGCCGATCCTGAGCATGCACGTAACCCTGGGCGAAAAACAGGTCTTCTTCGGAATCGGCGTAGATGTGGGGAACACCCCAGCTGTCCCGCAGTATTTCAACCGGACCAGAACTGCCCGTTGCTTCAAGCTGCCCGCGGGTTTGCGGAAGGAAGCGTCGCGTGAATGCAACGAGGCCGACAATGATGCCCGCTGCAAGAGAAAAGAGCGCCAGAAGTGCGAAAAATACCTTTTTCATGGGCTCAGTCATCCCATTCTTCACCGGTTTGACCCGGAATCTCGACATCGACGACCTCGCCATGCAGGTCCACCACGACGCGGAATCCCAGCATGCCGAGCCAGGTCCGGACTTCTGTGGGCACTGCCTGATCCAGGGCCTGGTCCACATTCTTGATGGAGGCGTCCAGCATCGCTTTGGTAAACAGGTCATCTCGGCCCATCATGCGCATGACTTCCTCTACCGCTTCGTCCTTATAGGGCTCCATGTGTTCCCGCATGCGCAGGAGGATCTGCCGGTCGACATCACGCGCCAGAACGTGCCGTCGAAAGCCTGCATCAAGCACCACGTAGTGGGCTTCGTCGCCGATATAGCTTAGCTCTACCGGTTCACCGGCTTCGTTGAAAATCAACCCGGCGAACAGGGCACCGGGGGTTTCTGTATTTGTCATTCGTTCCTCTACCATTGACAATTGACGATTCACCACAAGGTCCCGCAGCGAAGCGGAGTGGAATTGACCATTAGACACCTAGGGTAACATGCTTGCTCAGGGGCGTCAATTTGGCGATTCCGGGTGCTTTCGCTTGACAATCAGCGCAAACTCTGGCATGCTTGGAACACCGGGGGACGCCTCATCGTCTATGGAACGACTCCCTGCAATCCGAAACGCTATGACGCATTTTATGTTGCCTCTGATTCTAATACTCGGCCTCTTTCTGAACGCCGCGCCTGTCTGGGCTGATCCACCCTGGCACGATGCTACAGTGCTGCCCATCACCGGGGAGTTGACCTTCTACGGCGCCGGTGCGATGGAATGGGCCTACGAGCACCGTCTCCAGCGAGGCCAGGTGCCGGTCTGTGATCCGCCGCAGTGTGTGGGCTACGTGGCAACGCTGCGTCCTGGAGACCTGGGGCGCAAGGTTTGGCTGCAAGCAGAAGGTCGCGCTGCTGAGGGACCATTTCTCGTAGTTGACTACGCGGCCCAAAAAGATTATGAGCGTCTGCGGGCACGGGGGTTAATCGCAGAGATCGACAACAAGACCGCCAGGCGCTGGGGGATGATCGTGCCGTTGCAGAACGTCCGCATGATGGCCGAGTCCCCTTACACTGAGAGCATTCATTTGCCGTTGGCGGCGGTTGCCGGCGCCAGATACCGGGTCGAGGGGACGATGCGAGGGGGCGCTATCTCCCACCTGTGGATGCCGCTGTTGCTGTCCGATTAGGGGCGGCACGGGGACATGGGGACATGGGGACACGGAGACGCGGGGACACGGGGACACGGGGACACGGGGACATGGGGACATGGGGACGCGGGGACACGGGGACGCGGGGAGGGGGGACACGGAGACATGGGGACACGGAGATGCGGAGACACGGAGACGCGGAGACACGGAGATGGGGTGACTGTGTGATACGGGGACCTCGAAACTCTGAAACTCTTCAAAAAAAACATCCGGGGGAAGCAACATGACGGAAAACCATCCTGCTGGCTACAGGCCGACGATCCACGATCTGCCGGCCGGCGAACGTCCGCGAGAACGTTTGGAGCACTATGGATCAGCAGCGCTGAGCACGGCCGAGCTTCTGGCTATCCTGTTGAGGGTTGGCACCGGGGGAGAAAATGCTGTGCGGATGGCGGAGCGGGTGCTGGCCCATTTCGATGGGTTGCCCGGATTGGCCCAGGCATCGGTGGCCGAACTCTGCCAGGCGAAGGGCATC of the Chloroflexota bacterium genome contains:
- a CDS encoding penicillin acylase family protein, which encodes MKKVFFALLALFSLAAGIIVGLVAFTRRFLPQTRGQLEATGSSGPVEILRDSWGVPHIYADSEEDLFFAQGYVHAQDRLWQMDIQRRMGAGRLAEVLGDEALKFDQLLRTIGTNRAAEQEVTQLPEDSLRILEAYARGVNAYIDSHRGKLSLEFSLLRFEPEPWRPVDSVYWAKVMCLNLSSNMESEIVRALLTRKVGAELASDLEPPYPADNPTVVPGSGNNGGNIPPPNGWRSDALREALQLVEEILQPEAIKPPSADRLPGIPLTGGASNQWAVAGSRTATGQPLLANDTHMSIAMPALWYMIHLSGGRYHASGTSFPGAPGVVAGHNEHCAWGLTTAWQDAQDLYVERLNPDNPLEYEVDGEWQAIEIVRETIVVKGRPQPVIEEIHLTRHGPIISDIASFDQPLALRWVGHDPSDLLGSVLAYSRAKDWQEFRAGLANWATPAHNFVYADTAGNIAFIQAGWMPVRKKGFGMAPVPGWDPDYDWERFLTLDELPQIVNPESGWIGVANNLVVDPQYPHFLSADLENPSRATRLVSLITADDNLTAQDFAHFQLDTFSAQAKRFAKHLQRLRPNNRQEHQVLTDLKEWDYCMESDSVAAAITQVCIINCLNVVFRPHLGEWTELYVGTSIHPIFGVNLYHGRSVVRLLDMLDDPSDNTWLRDPLTGIPQHPDEVLHTALRITLKQMREWFGSDVSRWTWGRLNQVQFSHLLGVVKPLNLLFNRGPYPVGGAHDTMLRATGKPHLPLEPILGGDALRFVADPSDWERCTIMIPGGQSGHLSSSHYDDLIPLWRRGERLAMPFSRAAVERSAVERLILVPPSPWP